Genomic segment of Vallitalea longa:
TTCTTCATTTAATGGCACTGTCCTTAATCTTGTTTTACAGCAACAAGGTATAAGGGAGTTGGTTTTAATGGGAGTCTGTACTGATATATGTGTTTTGCACACTGCTATTGATGCATATAATCTTGGTTATGAGATTACGGTGATAAGTGACTGTTGTTGTGGATTAACTGATGAAGGTCATCAATTTGCAATTAATCACTTTAGGAATACGCTAGGAGCCAATATTATAACTAGTAAAGATATATGATATAAAGCTATTATGTGTGGAGGACATTTTTATGAAGAAATCTTTAATCAATTATCTAAAAGATAAAAATATGTATTTTTATATAGAAATTTCTGCTGTTGTAATTATTCTAATACTGTTAATTGCATTTTTCGTGCCAAAACAAATAAGCAAGATTGATAACTACAAAAGAGAAACAGATATATCTAATGCAGTAATTCTAGGTCAAGCGGCAGAAAATATAATTAACAATAATAATGACTTTAAGAATTATTCTGTAAATAATTTGAATATCAATAAAAAGGTAGATATTAATTCTGATGCTGTAGAAGACAATTTCATAAATTTACTAATAGAGGAATTAGATGGTTTTGATATAAAAGAAATACCTCATATTAAACTAAAAAAAGGTGGTTACTCTCATTTTAGTATCACCATATATAAAAATAAAGTCTATGTTTATGTAAGCAATGGAGATAATACTAATAATTTACAATTATATCCAGAACAAGTTGATAAAATAACTAAAGAATAATTTGATGTGTGCTGTTGCACACTTTTATTGTTTAAAAACCTTGTATTGTATTATCTAAATTGTTATAATCAAAATGATATAATATAGCAGTGAAATTTAATAAAAGCTTAGGGTGATATAATTGTTAGAAAGATTCTTTCCATCAGAGTATGCTGATTCTATAAGACAGATTGACTATAAGAAATTATATGAAGAAGGATATAGAGGTATATTATTTGATATAGATAATACGCTTGTTCCTTATGATATGGAACATCCTAATAAAGAGATTATAGATTTATTTGAAGATATTAAGAAAATGGGATTCAAAATTGCATTAGTATCAAATAACAATAAGATACGGGTTACTACTTTTAATGAAAAACTTAAGGTTTTTGCAATTCACAAAGCTTTGAAACCAATGACTAGAAATCTAAAGAGAGCTATGCAGGCTATAAAGACTAATAAAAAAAATACTGTTTTAGTAGGAGATCAGATATTTACAGATATATATGGTGGAAATCGAATAAAAATAAAAACAATATTAGTTGTGCCTATAGCAGAAAAAGAAGAGTGGATTACGAAAATCAAAAGAAACACAGAAAAGAAAATCATAAAAGCTTACTTAAAGAGGGTAAAAAAAAATGAGACAAAAAATTAATGGAGAGACAAAAGTTTTAGGACTTATAGGTAACCCAATTGAACATACGATTTCACCTATCATTCATAATATCTTGGCTTCCAAGCTAGATATGAATTATGTGTATTTACCATTCAAAGTAGAAAATGGTATGCTTGATAAAGCTATTGAAGGTGCGAGAGCACTTAATATAAAAGGACTTAATGTAACTGTACCGTATAAAGAACAAGTAATGGATAAATTAATAGAAATCACACCTTTTGCAAAGCAAATAGGCGCAGTAAACACGTTGAAATTCACAGATAATGGATATATTGGGTATAATACAGATGCAGATGGACTTAATGCATCTTTAATAAAAAACTCAATCAAACTAAAAGACAGTAAGATTGTAATCATTGGAGCAGGAGGCGCTGCAAAAGCAGTAGGAATGCTTTGTGCAAGAGAAAAATGTAAAAAGATAACGATTATTAATAGAACTGTTATAAAAGGACAAATACTTGCTAATAATATTAGACAATATTATAATGTCGAGACCAAAGTATTAGGATTAGATGAGATTGGTAAAATAGAACCCTTTGATATTGCAATACAGACTACACCTATAGGAATGTCACCAAAGGTACATGATAATCCAATTGATGATACTGATTTTTATAAAAAGTTTCATATAGCTGTAGACCTCATTTATAATCCTACAAAAACAGAATTTCTGGAAGAAGCTGAAAAGAACGGTATAAAAATATTGAACGGTTTTGGGATGCTTTTTTATCAAGGTATCAAAGCATATGAAGTTTGGAATGATATTATAATCACTGAGGATATACTAGAAGATGTCATGAATGAATTAATTAATTTATATGGATAAAGGAGTGTATAAATGGTAGATAATATTTTATTAGTAGGCTTTATGGGAAGTGGAAAATCCGTAGTAGGTAAACAATTATCTAAAATACTTGATAGAAATTTTATAGATACAGATGAAGAAATTGAGAAAAAAGAAAATAGAAGTATAAAAGATATTTTTGATATTGATGGAGAAAATTATTTCCGTAGTGAAGAAACAAAATTTTTACAATCATTAATAGAAAAAGATAATACTATAATATCAACTGGTGGAGGTATAGTTCTAAAAGAACAAAATAGGGAATTACTAAAAAAAATAGGTAAGGTTATTTTTTTGCATGCTGATGTTGAGCATATAATTAATAATATTAAAGATAATGATACCAGACCTTTGCTACAAACAGATGATTATGTAAAAACCATATCAGAAATGCTCGAATCAAGAGAAGATAAGTATCTTAGCACAGCAGATATTATAATTCAAACATCAGGTAAGGATGTTAAAAGTATTGCTGAAGAAATAATTTCACTATTATAATAAATTAAAAAGGATAATATATATGAAGAAAATTACAGTAATCAATGGTCCTAATCTCAACTTTCTTGGGATTAGGGAAAAAAGTGTATATGGTAATAGAGATTATAATGATCTAATTAAAATGATTGAAGAAGCTGCAGATAAACACCAGATAGAAATAGATACTTTTCAATCCAATTCAGAAGGGGAAATTATAGATAAGATTCAACAATGTTATTTTGAAGAAGTTGATGGGATAGTTATTAATCCAGGAGCTTATACCCACTATAGCTATGCAATAAGAGACGCTATAGCATCTGTAAATATAAAAACTATTGAATTACACATATCTAATATACATGAAAGAGAAGATTTCCGTAAGATATCTGTGATTGAGCCAGTTTGTGCAGAACAAATATATGGAAAAGGTTTGGATGGTTATATTATTGCGATAGAACATATTTTAAAATAAATTTATTATGTATCAATTAATGGTAAAGGAGAGATCATAAATGACAAGGTTACAACAATTTGAATCAAAATTAGATGAACTAGAATTAGATGCAACAATTATAAAAGGAAGTTATAATAGAAGATATCTTAGTGGTTTTACAGGTTCCAATGCTTATTTGTACATATCAAGAAACATGAAAAAACTATTAACAGACTTCAGATACGTAGAGCAAGCAGGAAAACAAGCTTCTCAATTTGACATAATAGATTATACGAGAGAAGGTTTGTTTCCAACGCTCAATAAACTTATAAAAGAAGATAATTCCAAAATAATAGGATTCGAAGACCATGTATTGACATATCAGGAATATAAACAATTCGCAGAAGGATTAGACATCATGGAATTCACTCCTATGGGAAATATCGTTGAGAAAATTAGAATGGTTAAAGACGATAAAGAATTAGAATGTATCAAAAAAGCGGCTTCCATTGGAGATCTGGCGTATAAACATATATTAGAATTCACAAAACCTGGAGTTACGGAGAAGGAAGTTGCTCTAGAATTAGAAACTTGTATGAAAAAGAACGGGGCTGAGAACCTTTCATTTGATACAATAGTTGCATCTGGACTCAATTCATCATTGCCACATGCTACTCCTTCAAAGAAGAAGATAGAAGAAGGAGATTTCGTTACACTTGATTTTGGATGTATTTACAAAGGTTATTGTTCAGATATGACAAGAACTTTTGTAGTAGGAAAAGCTAGTGAAAAGCAAAAAGAAATATATAATATAGTACTAGAAGCACAACTAAAAGCATTAGATGCAGTAAAAGCAGGTTGTGTAGGTAAAGATATTGATAAAATCGCTCGTGATGTCATTACAGAAAAAGGATATGGAGATAATTTCGGACATGGATTAGGTCACTGTGTTGGATTATTCATACATGAAGAACCAAGATTCTCTGTTGGAGATGAAACCGTTTTTACAGAGAATATGGTAGTAACTGTTGAGCCAGGAATATATATACCTGGATTCGGTGGTGTAAGAATAGAAGATTTAGTATGTGTAACCAAAGATGGCATGGTTAACTTCGTTTCTTCTCCAAAACAATTAATTGAAGTAGTATAATTAAGCTTCCTAATTATTATAATAAGTTATATAAGTTTTAATAATTCTTATAAAACTATTGAAAAAATTTCCGTATTAGTTTACACTATAAAAGATAAAAGTTAGGGAGGAAATATATATGGTATCAGCTGGAGAATTTAGAAATGGTCTAACTATTCAATATGAAAATCAAATATACACTGTTGTTGAATTTCAACATGTTAAACCAGGTAAAGGAGCTGCGTTTGTTAGAACAAAGCTTAAGAACTTGAAAACTGGTTCAGTTATTGAAAAGACATTTAGACCAACTGAAAAAATGCCAAAAGCACATATTGAACGTAAGGATATGCAGTATCTATATACTGATGGCGATTTATTCCATTTTATGGATATCGAAACTTACGACCAGATAGCAATCAATAGTGATCAAATAGGTGACACTTTAAAATTTGTTAAAGAAAACGATATGGTTAAAATCTTAAGCCACGAAAACGAAGTTTTCGGAATAGAGCCTCCATTATTTGCTGAATTGGAAATAATTCATACAGAGCCAGGAGTAAAAGGTGATACAGCTACTGGAGCTACTAAACCAGCAGAAGTTGAAACTGGTGCTAGTGTCAATGTTCCATTATTCGTTAATATCGGAGATAAGATTAAGATTGATACTAGAACAGGTGAATACTTATCAAGAGTATAATATGATATTAAATAAAAGCCAAGATTATAAATGGCTTTTATTTTTTTTGCTACAATATATGTTTTTGAAATTTTAGTCTCTATAATGTATTCGGTTGATTAATATATGATGAATTATTTTCTGTAAATTGCTCTTGGCTTAACGTAATTATTTTTTTTCTTGCAGATAGAGATGAATGCCATTGAAGTTATAGGTATACTGAATATCAATCCTATACTACCACATAGAGCCCTCAATATTTCTCCTGCTACTTGATCTGAATTGATGAATTGTATTAATGACCTGTCATATAAGAAAAATACCAAAATCATGCTTATGGAATTACCTGCATATGCAAGAATTAATGTATTGGACATAGTACCCATTATATCTTTACCAATTCTCATTCCTGCTCTAAAAAGCTGATCTTTACTAATTCTAGGGTTATTCTCATAAAGCTCTCCCATAGAAGAAGCAATAGACATACTAACGTCCATAATTGCACCTAGAGCCCCTATGATAATACCTGCATATAGCAGATCTCTAAAGTTAAGATTATATCCTTCTGTAAAATATGATAGAAGTTCTACATCTTCATCACCAATACCTTGAATATGGGTTAATGCTCCAAAATAGAATGTCAAAAGACCCGCACTGATTACTCCACCTATGGTACCGATTATAGCTGCATAGGTCTTAATATTGAAGCCTCCGATGATGGACAATGTAATTAAAGTTGATATTATACTTATTATGCTTACTACAATAACTGGATTATATGATTTCATGATGAATGGGAAAAAGGCAAAAAGAATTAACGAAACACATATCGCCAAGCTCATAATTGAATAAAAACCGTTTTTTCCTCCAAATAACAGTAAGGCTCCAATAAAAACTAATAATAAATATAAAAGGTATTTGTCACGGGCATATGAATAGACTCTACCATTTTCAATAGTTTCTCCTACCTGATTACCTACGATAATAATTTCATCACCCGATTCGACAATAATTTTATATATCGATGCAGTATTGATTATATTCTCCACTTCTACCTCGCTGGATAAATCTTTTTCGGTCAATCTGACAAGTACTCGTTGATAACGCATGAAATTCTCTTCGTCAATTGTATCTTCTATAATATTTATTACTTTTCCATGAATATATTTCCACTCATTAGAAGTTTCTTCATTACCATTTACATCTATAGGGTTAATAAATAATAAACATATAAATAATAGATAAATAATTCTCATGAAAATTACTCCTTTTTTTATACAAGCTTTTTAATTATACAATATATGATTCAACAGGTTTGATTATGTTAAATATTCGTTTTTACAATTTCAACATTACATGTATATAAGCTGACAAGAGTGATTTATAGAATATAAATATAGTTATTTGGCTGTATTAAATTAAAGATGGGGAAGTTGAGTTAAATAGAAATTTCTTATCATAAAAGAGTATGTATGGACATATATTATTTTAAGAAAGGTGGACAAGTGATGAAAAAAGAAACTATTGAAAAAATATTAACAACAGATCTTAGAGGATGGTTAAGTTCATTGAATAATGAAGAATTGCAATTATTACAAGAAATAAGATTAAGAACTAATAAACCTCTTATCATAAGAATAGATAATAAAGAATATTTTCTACATGATAATAATTTGTGGAAAGACGATGAAGATGTATATATAGTAACTGAAAAAGATATAAAAGACACTATAGAGTTCATAAGCAATTATTCATTATATGCATTTGAGGACGAGCTCCGTAATGGGTATATAACAGTAGATGGAGGACATAGAGTAGGATTGGCAGGAAAAGTAATCGTAGAAAACAATAAGGTGAAAACTATGAAGAACATAACTTGTATAAACATCAGGATATCTCATGAGATAAAGGGTTGCTCCAATAGAGTTATTCCATACATATTACAAGATAATAGAATATTACATACATTGATAATATCTCCTCCTAGATGTGGTAAAACAACGCTATTGAGAGATATTGTTAGACAGCTTTCTAACGGTTTCAAGAGTAATAAAGGAATAACAGTTGGTGTTGTTGATGAAAGATCAGAAATTGGAGGCTGTTATAGAGGTATTCCTCAAAATGATATAGGTATCAGAACAGATATACTTGACGGTTGTCCCAAAACGGAAGGAATGTTGATGCTTATAAGATCCATGTCTCCACAAGTTATTGCTGTAGATGAAATAGGAAGTAGCAATGATATAGAAGCAATTGATTTTGTTATTAATGCTGGTTGCAAAATGATATGTACCGTTCATGGCTCATCTCTTGTAGAAGTAAAAAACAAACCTATCTTAGAGAAATTGATTGGCAAAAATATATTTGAAAGATTCATAGTGCTAGAAAGCAAGAACGGTATTGGCGACATCAAAAAAATATATGACAAACAATTCAAACTGATGAGTATTGTAATTGAAAATCAGTAGGTCTAGGAGATGATAGTTTATGATTATAAAAATATTAGGTGCTACATTGATTTTGATGTCTTCATCACTTATTGGTTTCTATTATAGTAAAAGCTACATAAGAAGAAGTGAAGATCTACGTACCTTTAAAAAAGCTTTAATCTTGTTAAGAGGAGAAATAAATTATTCATTATCTCCTATGCCAGAAGCGTTAGAAGATATTAGCAAAAGATTCGATCATGAAATATCAGATTTCTTTAGATCCATAGCAGAGGAATTGAAACTCAACTTAGGCAAATCACTAACTGAAGTATGGAAGAAAAAAGCAGAAGAAATATTAAAGAGAACATATCTAAACCCTATAGATATAAAGAACATAATGATATTTAGTGAAAATATAGGATATTTGGATAAAGAAATGCAAACCAACAATATTAATTTACTTCTTGAACAGATAAATGAAGAAATAAAAACTTCTATAGAAAACGACAACAAATATAACAAGTTATATAGAAGCTTAGGAGTTCTTGGAGGAATATTAGTTATTGTATTATTTATTTGACATAAGATGATTTGTAGTAATGCTTAATCTGAGGGGAGGGTAATTATGGATATATCCATTGTTTTTAAAATAGCTGCAGTCGGAATAGTAGTAGCAGTGTTGAACCAATTATTAAAAAAAGCAGGAAAAGATGAGCAAGCTATGTTAACTACTCTTGCAGGATTAGTTGTTGTCCTTTATTGGATTGTAGAATATATAAGTGAACTCTTTGATAAGATACAAACGACATTTCAATTATAAATTTGAAGGATAGTTACTGTTTTGAAAGGAATGTTTTGATGGAAGCTGTACAAGTTGTTATTATCGGAATTGTTTCAACCATATTAATAGTTATGCTGAAAAAGAGTAATGCTGAGTTTAGCATTTATATAGGTATTGCAGCTAGTATAGTTATTTTATTTATTATTATAGATAAGCTTAGTGTAATCTTAGATTTGATATCTAGGATTACAGGTCTAATCAATATTAATGATATATATATTAAAATATTATTACAAATACTAGGAATCGCTTTTATAACAGAATTTGGAGCACAGCTATGTAAAGATGCAGGTCAACAGGCTATAGCAAGTAAAATAGAAATGGTTGGTAAGATAATGATATTGATTATTTCTATGCCTGTAATATTATCAATCATCAATATGATAACTAATATTTTAGTTTAGATGAATAATTGATAATAGTTAAAAGCAAATTATAGGAGAATACTTATGAAAAGACTTAGATGGTTATTTATAATAGCTATAGTTCTAAAGATATCATCTATAAATGTATCTGCATCATCAGATGTAGATACCATATTAAATGAGCAAGAAAAAGTAATTGAATATGATAATATTCAATCGGCGGTAGATGAAATATTGATTGACAACAGTGAAGTGAAAATAGATTTCAGAGAAACCTTGAATAAAGTTATTACAGGTAATTTAGATTTAAATATCAATGATATATTTACAATGATATTGAATAATGTTTTTATTGAGGTTAGAAACAATATAAATCTGATTATAGAGTTGATAGCCATAGCTCTGATAGCGGCAGTATTTACTAATTTTACTAATGCTTTTAATAATAAATATGTTGGTGAGGTTGGCTATTTTGTAGTTTTTTTGTTAATGTCAACTATCATTTTGAAATCATATAACATATTGAATGACATTGCAGTAAAAGTATTAACCAATTTACAGACATTCATTGAAACTCTTGTACCTAGTTTATTTGCCGCAACTGCTCTGTCTGGTAATTATACATCGACTATTTTATATAGTCAGATTATGTTGATAATCATTGGTATTGTAGAAAATATAATTCTCAAGTACGTTGTACCTTTTGTATACATAATTATAATTCTTGAAATAATCAATAGTATTACTGAAGAAAACATATTATCAAAAATGGTAGAGTTATTTAAAACTATTGTAAATTGGGGTATTAAAACTATAGTTATTATTTTCGCTGGAGTACTGGCAATACAGAGCTTCACAACACCTGTTATAGATGGAATAGCTAATAAATCAGTAAAAGTTGCAGTATCAGCTATTCCGTTTGTGGGTACTACTTTAAGTGGTGTAGCAGATACGGTACTGGGTTGTGCTGTGTTGATTAAGAATGGAATAGGTATTGTTGCACTGATAATTATTATAATCATATGTCTTATACCTATAATTAAAATTCTTGTTGTCTCATTATTGTATAAATTCGCGTCAGCTATAATTCAACCTATATCTGATAAGCGTATAGTTAATTGTCTATCAAGTATAGGAGATATATGTTTTATACTTTTAGGTATAGTTGTTATTACTGCTTTTTTATTCATAATAACTATAACAATAATATTAAGTGCGACAAGTATAACTGCTTACATAAGATAAATAATTTTTGAAGGACTGATAATATGAAAAGTTTTTATGATTTCATTAGAAATATCGTTTTGTTTTTATTACTTGCAAAAATATTAGAATATCTTATACCTAATGGGAACATGAAAAAATATTTCAAACTATTTTCTGGTATTATTCTGATAATTATTATTTTAACTCCAATAATTAAATATAATGGAATACTGGAGAGACTTAACCTAAATATTATAGAAAATGAATTTAAGATTAATTACTCTAATTCGCAAGATATAAATAATGATTACTCGGATGTTCATAATGAAATAACTATGAAAATATATAAAGAAAAAATAATTACTCATATAAAAGATTTATTAAATGAAGACAACATACATGCCATAAAGGCTTCAGTAGTAGTTGAAGAGGATATTAATACTGAAGGATATGGCGAAATAAAAGAAATATATTTGACAATAAGTAATGATACAACTGACAAAGAATCTAACTTAGAGAGAGTAAAAATAGAAAAAGTTCTCATAGGAGAATCAGGTAAAGAACAAGATCTGAGGACATCACAAGATATTTTATTAGAAAAAAAAATAAAAAATATTATTAAAAACTTCTATAAACTATCCTCTAATAATATACATATTACTATAGAGACATGTTAAAATGTTTTACTTTGTTATAAACCCATAGAAGTACAGGAGGAAGAAATGAAATTTGATTTTTTTACTAAAGGCAATAGGAGTGAAAAAGATAAGAAAAAAATAAGTTTTCTCTTCATTATGTTTTTAACAGGAGTATTACTTTTAATGCTTTCCAAAACATTTATCAAATCAATTGATAACACTAAAGTAGATAACAGTATAATAGCACCTAATACATATAAAGCCAGTGATCCTCAATCTTATGAAGAAAAACTTGAAAAAAGACTTGAGAAAGAATTCGCTAACATTGATGGAGTGGGTAAAGTTGAAGTAGTAATCATGCTTAAGAATAGTGGTGAAATAGTTATAAATAAAGATACCCCAAATTCAAAAACACAATCTGATGAAGAAGACAGTGAAGGTGGAAAAAGACAAACTATCCAAGAAGATTCTACTGAAGCCACTGTAATTATCAATAACTCGGACGGTTCTACTAAACCAATCATATTAAAAGAGCTTGAACCAGAAGTTAGTGGCGTTGTAATAATAGCTGAAGGCGGTGATGATATACTTGTTAAAAATAACTTAATAAATGCGGCTAAAGTATTATTAGACGTACCTATGCATAAAATAGAAGTAATGAAAATGGTTCAAAATAAGGGGGAATAAAGGTGCAAACTTTTAAAAAGAATCAAATTATAATTACTGCTTTGGTTATTATGATTGCAATAGCAGGATATCTTAGCTTTACT
This window contains:
- the spoIIIAA gene encoding stage III sporulation protein AA, giving the protein MKKETIEKILTTDLRGWLSSLNNEELQLLQEIRLRTNKPLIIRIDNKEYFLHDNNLWKDDEDVYIVTEKDIKDTIEFISNYSLYAFEDELRNGYITVDGGHRVGLAGKVIVENNKVKTMKNITCINIRISHEIKGCSNRVIPYILQDNRILHTLIISPPRCGKTTLLRDIVRQLSNGFKSNKGITVGVVDERSEIGGCYRGIPQNDIGIRTDILDGCPKTEGMLMLIRSMSPQVIAVDEIGSSNDIEAIDFVINAGCKMICTVHGSSLVEVKNKPILEKLIGKNIFERFIVLESKNGIGDIKKIYDKQFKLMSIVIENQ
- the spoIIIAG gene encoding stage III sporulation protein AG, translating into MKFDFFTKGNRSEKDKKKISFLFIMFLTGVLLLMLSKTFIKSIDNTKVDNSIIAPNTYKASDPQSYEEKLEKRLEKEFANIDGVGKVEVVIMLKNSGEIVINKDTPNSKTQSDEEDSEGGKRQTIQEDSTEATVIINNSDGSTKPIILKELEPEVSGVVIIAEGGDDILVKNNLINAAKVLLDVPMHKIEVMKMVQNKGE
- a CDS encoding M24 family metallopeptidase, whose protein sequence is MTRLQQFESKLDELELDATIIKGSYNRRYLSGFTGSNAYLYISRNMKKLLTDFRYVEQAGKQASQFDIIDYTREGLFPTLNKLIKEDNSKIIGFEDHVLTYQEYKQFAEGLDIMEFTPMGNIVEKIRMVKDDKELECIKKAASIGDLAYKHILEFTKPGVTEKEVALELETCMKKNGAENLSFDTIVASGLNSSLPHATPSKKKIEEGDFVTLDFGCIYKGYCSDMTRTFVVGKASEKQKEIYNIVLEAQLKALDAVKAGCVGKDIDKIARDVITEKGYGDNFGHGLGHCVGLFIHEEPRFSVGDETVFTENMVVTVEPGIYIPGFGGVRIEDLVCVTKDGMVNFVSSPKQLIEVV
- a CDS encoding YqeG family HAD IIIA-type phosphatase — protein: MLERFFPSEYADSIRQIDYKKLYEEGYRGILFDIDNTLVPYDMEHPNKEIIDLFEDIKKMGFKIALVSNNNKIRVTTFNEKLKVFAIHKALKPMTRNLKRAMQAIKTNKKNTVLVGDQIFTDIYGGNRIKIKTILVVPIAEKEEWITKIKRNTEKKIIKAYLKRVKKNETKN
- a CDS encoding stage III sporulation protein AB translates to MIIKILGATLILMSSSLIGFYYSKSYIRRSEDLRTFKKALILLRGEINYSLSPMPEALEDISKRFDHEISDFFRSIAEELKLNLGKSLTEVWKKKAEEILKRTYLNPIDIKNIMIFSENIGYLDKEMQTNNINLLLEQINEEIKTSIENDNKYNKLYRSLGVLGGILVIVLFI
- a CDS encoding stage III sporulation protein AF, whose amino-acid sequence is MKSFYDFIRNIVLFLLLAKILEYLIPNGNMKKYFKLFSGIILIIIILTPIIKYNGILERLNLNIIENEFKINYSNSQDINNDYSDVHNEITMKIYKEKIITHIKDLLNEDNIHAIKASVVVEEDINTEGYGEIKEIYLTISNDTTDKESNLERVKIEKVLIGESGKEQDLRTSQDILLEKKIKNIIKNFYKLSSNNIHITIETC
- the aroQ gene encoding type II 3-dehydroquinate dehydratase, with the translated sequence MKKITVINGPNLNFLGIREKSVYGNRDYNDLIKMIEEAADKHQIEIDTFQSNSEGEIIDKIQQCYFEEVDGIVINPGAYTHYSYAIRDAIASVNIKTIELHISNIHEREDFRKISVIEPVCAEQIYGKGLDGYIIAIEHILK
- the aroE gene encoding shikimate dehydrogenase, coding for MRQKINGETKVLGLIGNPIEHTISPIIHNILASKLDMNYVYLPFKVENGMLDKAIEGARALNIKGLNVTVPYKEQVMDKLIEITPFAKQIGAVNTLKFTDNGYIGYNTDADGLNASLIKNSIKLKDSKIVIIGAGGAAKAVGMLCAREKCKKITIINRTVIKGQILANNIRQYYNVETKVLGLDEIGKIEPFDIAIQTTPIGMSPKVHDNPIDDTDFYKKFHIAVDLIYNPTKTEFLEEAEKNGIKILNGFGMLFYQGIKAYEVWNDIIITEDILEDVMNELINLYG
- a CDS encoding YibE/F family protein, coding for MRIIYLLFICLLFINPIDVNGNEETSNEWKYIHGKVINIIEDTIDEENFMRYQRVLVRLTEKDLSSEVEVENIINTASIYKIIVESGDEIIIVGNQVGETIENGRVYSYARDKYLLYLLLVFIGALLLFGGKNGFYSIMSLAICVSLILFAFFPFIMKSYNPVIVVSIISIISTLITLSIIGGFNIKTYAAIIGTIGGVISAGLLTFYFGALTHIQGIGDEDVELLSYFTEGYNLNFRDLLYAGIIIGALGAIMDVSMSIASSMGELYENNPRISKDQLFRAGMRIGKDIMGTMSNTLILAYAGNSISMILVFFLYDRSLIQFINSDQVAGEILRALCGSIGLIFSIPITSMAFISICKKKNNYVKPRAIYRK
- a CDS encoding shikimate kinase, whose translation is MVDNILLVGFMGSGKSVVGKQLSKILDRNFIDTDEEIEKKENRSIKDIFDIDGENYFRSEETKFLQSLIEKDNTIISTGGGIVLKEQNRELLKKIGKVIFLHADVEHIINNIKDNDTRPLLQTDDYVKTISEMLESREDKYLSTADIIIQTSGKDVKSIAEEIISLL
- the spoIIIAD gene encoding stage III sporulation protein AD, producing the protein MEAVQVVIIGIVSTILIVMLKKSNAEFSIYIGIAASIVILFIIIDKLSVILDLISRITGLININDIYIKILLQILGIAFITEFGAQLCKDAGQQAIASKIEMVGKIMILIISMPVILSIINMITNILV
- a CDS encoding stage III sporulation protein AE, encoding MKRLRWLFIIAIVLKISSINVSASSDVDTILNEQEKVIEYDNIQSAVDEILIDNSEVKIDFRETLNKVITGNLDLNINDIFTMILNNVFIEVRNNINLIIELIAIALIAAVFTNFTNAFNNKYVGEVGYFVVFLLMSTIILKSYNILNDIAVKVLTNLQTFIETLVPSLFAATALSGNYTSTILYSQIMLIIIGIVENIILKYVVPFVYIIIILEIINSITEENILSKMVELFKTIVNWGIKTIVIIFAGVLAIQSFTTPVIDGIANKSVKVAVSAIPFVGTTLSGVADTVLGCAVLIKNGIGIVALIIIIIICLIPIIKILVVSLLYKFASAIIQPISDKRIVNCLSSIGDICFILLGIVVITAFLFIITITIILSATSITAYIR
- the spoIIIAC gene encoding stage III sporulation protein AC; the protein is MDISIVFKIAAVGIVVAVLNQLLKKAGKDEQAMLTTLAGLVVVLYWIVEYISELFDKIQTTFQL
- the efp gene encoding elongation factor P, which translates into the protein MVSAGEFRNGLTIQYENQIYTVVEFQHVKPGKGAAFVRTKLKNLKTGSVIEKTFRPTEKMPKAHIERKDMQYLYTDGDLFHFMDIETYDQIAINSDQIGDTLKFVKENDMVKILSHENEVFGIEPPLFAELEIIHTEPGVKGDTATGATKPAEVETGASVNVPLFVNIGDKIKIDTRTGEYLSRV